The following coding sequences lie in one Haematobia irritans isolate KBUSLIRL chromosome 3, ASM5000362v1, whole genome shotgun sequence genomic window:
- the LOC142230771 gene encoding uncharacterized protein LOC142230771 — MLVTIKKAFDAASGILTEKVNHSKYLDGENVIGIILGKIVETSKDKGIEDGGIEFSRFFISFLVQSPSFRLTLKASPQSFLPSIALHKLATYLGFYAVTSWVIAPPTTKKISWQAASLKASTTFLIKCKQTGIIPKFITNTTTHTYNIFNTNNLPPKFKRELEKHNYNFHTKVLNLIIQYKHMQIHKNTIMISNAKDKLSKVMSTDDYNKFIETEGDECIQTLDNKEEQENARVRLASLIDDHIQKTKPNKKEKFILDTVGETRKYLKENKDLLILTADKGGKTVAMYKDDYEIKMKNILRDICTYRRLKRDPTSTLQTKNNKLVEKLFRMNIIDTNEKLKLICKTANAPRIYGLPKIHKEGVPVRPICSSINSPSYELSNYIVNILKNLTKDSKYNVKDAIEFKNKTSNIKIEDNETMISFDVVSLFPSIPVNLAIKIIKEKWDEIKDYTKIPMDIFIEMLTFCIKDSRYFVYDDKVYEQRKGMPMGSLASPIIADIVMEVLLDSATLSALNAFDRQIQFTMETEEDNKLPYLDTIILRHRNGIKINWYQKPTATGRLINFNSKHPRRVIMNTATNFIRRLTLPDFRIVGSKSGRRGCYIQAI, encoded by the exons ATGCTTGTCACCATTAAAAAGGCTTTTGATGCAGCAAGTGGCATTTTGACTGAAAAAGTAAACCATAGTAAATATTTGGATGGAGAAAATGTCATTGGCATTATCCTTGGCAAGATAGTGGAAACAAGCAAAGATAAAGGTATAGAAGATGGTGGAATTgaattttcaagattttt TATTAGCTTCCTTGTACAATCACCTTCCTTTCGACTGACCTTAAAAGCAAGTCCACAATCCTTTTTACCATCAATTGCCTTACATAAACTTGCCACTTATCTAGGATTTTATGCTGTGACATCCTGGGTAATTGCTCCCCCAACAACAAAAAAGATATCCTG GCAAGCAGCATCCCTAAAGGCATCAACCACTTTTCTAATAAAATGCAAACAAACAGGTATTATACCAAAATTCATCACTAATACAACAACACATACTTATAACATCTTCAATACTAACAACTTGCCGCCAAAATTCAAACGAGAATTAGAAAAGCATAACTATAACTTTCACACTAAAGTATTGAATCTCATCATACAATACAAACACatgcaaatacacaaaaatacaaTAATGATTTCTAATGCTAAAGATAAACTAAGCAAAGTCATGAGTACGGATGACTACAACAAATTCATTGAGA CTGAAGGCGATGAGTGCATACAAACATTAGACAATAAAGAAGAACAAGAGAACGCGAGAGTACGTTTAGCTTCTCTTATAGATGACCACATACAAAAGACTAAACCAAATAAGAAAGAGAAATTTATACTTGACACAGTGGGGGAGACACGGAAATATCTAAAGGAAAATAAAGATTTACTTATTCTAACTGCTGATAAAGGGGGAAAAACCGTAGCGATGTATAAAGACGATTATGAAATaaagatgaaaaatattttaagagaTATTTGTACATATAGACGCTTAAAAAGAGATCCGACATCAACACtacaaaccaaaaataacaaactgGTGGAAAAATTATTCAGAATGAACATCATTGACaccaacgaaaaattaaaattgatatgTAAAACTGCTAACGCCCCTCGAATTTATGGACTTCCGAAGATACATAAGGAAGGAGTTCCTGTAAGACCGATATGTTCTTCAATAAATTCCCCCTCTTATGAACTATCAAactatattgtaaatattttgaaaaatttgacgaaagatTCCAAATATAATGTAAAGGACGCAATTGAATTTAAGAATAAAACCAGTAATATTAAGATTGAGGACAATGAAACAATGATCTCGTTTGACGTAGTATCTCTTTTTCCAAGCATTCCAGTAAATTTGGCGATTaagattataaaagaaaaatgggACGAAATAAAGGACTATACGAAGATACCGatggatatttttatagaaatgttaactttttgtaTAAAGGACTCAAGATATTTTGTATATGATGACAAGGTGTATGAGCAACGTAAAGGAATGCCAATGGGATCACTAGCTTCACCTATTATCGCCGATATTGTAATGGAAGTACTCTTGGACTCA GCCACTTTATCAGCTTTAAACGCCTTTGatagacaaattcaatttacgATGGAAACAGAAGAGGACAACAAGTTACCATACTTAGATACCATAATTTTAAGGCAcagaaatggaataaaaattaactggTATCAAAAGCCAACAGCCACAGGACGATTGATAAATTTCAACTCCAAACATCCTAGACGAGTTATAATGAATAcggctacaaattttataagaaga CTTACCCTGCCCGATTTTAGAATTGTTGGTTCTAAATCTGGTCGACGCGGGTGTTACATACAAGCGATATAG